A region from the Nesterenkonia lacusekhoensis genome encodes:
- a CDS encoding MerR family transcriptional regulator, with protein sequence MSSEQRDLEEPTRHIGEVAEISGMSLRTLRHYDDVGLLTSSGRSAGGFRLYTDEDVERLMLIRRMKPLGFSIEQMRELLELTDALAEGAHPAPVEKIEAMLADARERREKLARKVEMADEFIERLEGQVDRGARQAGQDRT encoded by the coding sequence ATGAGCAGTGAACAGCGGGACCTGGAGGAGCCGACGCGGCATATCGGCGAAGTCGCCGAAATCTCGGGGATGTCGCTGCGCACTCTGCGCCACTACGACGACGTCGGACTCCTGACTTCTTCTGGGCGGAGTGCCGGCGGATTCCGCCTCTACACCGATGAAGACGTCGAGCGGCTCATGCTGATCCGCCGTATGAAGCCCCTGGGATTCAGCATCGAGCAGATGCGTGAGCTGCTCGAGCTCACTGACGCTCTGGCCGAGGGTGCCCACCCCGCACCCGTGGAGAAGATCGAGGCTATGCTCGCCGACGCCCGAGAGCGCAGGGAGAAGCTCGCCCGGAAGGTCGAGATGGCCGATGAGTTCATCGAACGTCTGGAGGGCCAGGTCGACCGCGGGGCGCGGCAGGCCGGGCAGGACCGCACCTGA
- a CDS encoding proline dehydrogenase family protein, whose product MADHTRTELNRLAEASIEKVTQWLRATQDSGVKPHASAQRLSQVLSHPTGLDFTVGFVDRVIRTEDSKAAAQALSELGDLAPDTLSALDRAQIQAGSKLGKLMPGVVVPAARTRMRSMVGHMVIDARDEQFGKAVSEIRKDGHRLNINLLGEAVLGEEEADKHLEDTVRLLRRDDVDYVSIKASSIASQISMWGFEESVDYVVDRLIPLYTEAAKAPAGSKFINLDMEEYGDLRLTIAVFKKLLSLEQMKHYEGGIVIQAYLPDALAAVQELTEFAAARVADGGAGIKIRLVKGANLAMEHVHGDIHDWPVVTCESKEASDANYKRVLHWLLTPERMAGVRLGVAGHNLFDIAFAHLLGVERGVHNIEGAGRLEFEMLQGMAAEQQGPISDDVGQLLLYVPAVRPAEFDVAISYLVRRLEENAASENFMSGIFELSVDEQGQGSEIFRREAERFHSSIASLGEILERDGETAPTPQHTQDRTAEEQHDADDYSGGIPEFRNEPDTNPALEANQRWAEDVVERATPEWLAGQSLPQRLDAAEVDSLVADARSAAEQWAARPATDRAAILYRAADIMASRRGHLASIAAAEVGKSVAQSDPEISEAIDFLRYYAHRAVELEQVEHAVFTPDRLVLITPPWNFPLAIPAGGTAAGLAVGAAVIHKPSSPTPHCSMALLECLWDAGVPREVLHGVFPDESEAGQKLISHDGVDRVILTGASETAALFRSWKPELNINAETSGKDALIVTPAADRDLAVADLVRSAFGHAGQKCSAASLGILVGSVAHSERFRRQLVDAASSLVVDWPQNLSATVGPLTELPSEKLTRALTTLEPGESWLLEPKQLDDTGRLWSPGIKAGVKPGSFFHLTEVFGPVLGLMEAEDLEEAIELQNAVDYGLTGGIHSLEPAEVEQWLDQVQVGNAYVNRGITGAIVQRQPFGGWKKSSVGLGSKAGGPNYLMLLGTWSDAYGTEGAPAPKNAISSPAAGLLTAVRENELLSAEDLDWVRTAAADDAHWWAEEFGAAKDRTGLDSEANIFRYRSQEVLLRFSEDAPVREVVRTLAAATVTGSPVSISYAPSVSDETKKALTALAGELGLTLAREANANFAAELAAGSCDVGVGARVRVVGTLSAEVREKLAPRPEVALLDDAVTSSGRVELRYWVKEQSVSMTLHRFGNPSRRFHDLADELKK is encoded by the coding sequence ATGGCAGACCACACACGCACCGAGCTGAACCGACTGGCCGAGGCCTCCATCGAGAAGGTCACCCAATGGCTGCGCGCCACTCAGGACTCCGGGGTCAAGCCCCACGCCTCCGCCCAGCGCCTCTCCCAGGTGCTCTCCCACCCCACCGGCTTGGACTTCACCGTCGGGTTCGTGGACCGGGTCATCCGCACCGAAGACTCCAAGGCAGCGGCCCAGGCCCTCTCCGAGCTGGGTGATCTCGCCCCGGACACCCTCTCGGCTCTGGACCGGGCCCAGATCCAGGCCGGCTCGAAGCTGGGGAAGCTGATGCCCGGCGTCGTCGTCCCTGCGGCGCGGACCCGGATGCGTTCCATGGTGGGCCACATGGTCATCGACGCCCGCGATGAGCAGTTCGGCAAGGCCGTCTCGGAGATCCGCAAGGACGGGCACCGACTGAACATCAACCTGCTCGGTGAGGCCGTCCTCGGCGAGGAGGAGGCCGATAAGCACCTGGAGGACACCGTCCGGCTGCTGCGCCGCGACGATGTGGACTACGTGTCCATCAAAGCCTCCTCCATCGCCTCCCAGATCTCCATGTGGGGCTTCGAGGAGTCGGTGGACTACGTGGTCGACCGCCTGATCCCGCTCTACACCGAGGCGGCCAAGGCTCCTGCAGGTTCCAAGTTCATCAACCTGGACATGGAGGAGTACGGGGACCTGCGGCTGACCATCGCTGTGTTCAAGAAGCTGCTCTCCTTGGAACAGATGAAGCACTACGAGGGCGGAATCGTCATCCAGGCCTACCTGCCCGATGCCCTGGCCGCGGTCCAGGAGCTCACCGAATTCGCCGCCGCCCGTGTGGCCGACGGCGGCGCCGGAATCAAGATCCGCCTGGTCAAGGGCGCCAACCTGGCGATGGAGCACGTCCACGGTGACATCCACGACTGGCCCGTGGTCACCTGCGAGTCCAAGGAAGCCTCCGACGCGAACTACAAGCGCGTGCTGCACTGGCTGCTCACCCCCGAGCGCATGGCCGGTGTCCGGCTCGGCGTGGCCGGGCACAACCTCTTCGACATCGCCTTCGCCCACCTGCTGGGCGTGGAGCGCGGGGTCCACAACATCGAGGGCGCAGGTCGCCTGGAGTTCGAGATGCTGCAGGGCATGGCCGCTGAGCAGCAGGGCCCGATCAGTGACGATGTGGGCCAGCTGCTGCTCTACGTCCCGGCGGTCCGTCCGGCCGAATTCGACGTCGCGATCTCCTATCTGGTGCGCCGCCTGGAGGAGAACGCCGCCAGTGAGAACTTCATGTCCGGCATCTTCGAGCTCTCCGTGGACGAGCAGGGCCAGGGTTCGGAGATCTTCCGGCGCGAGGCCGAGCGCTTCCACAGCTCCATCGCCTCGCTGGGCGAGATCCTCGAACGCGACGGGGAGACCGCCCCCACCCCGCAGCACACCCAGGACCGCACCGCCGAGGAACAGCACGACGCCGACGACTACAGCGGCGGCATCCCGGAGTTCCGCAATGAGCCGGACACCAACCCCGCGCTGGAGGCCAACCAGCGCTGGGCCGAGGACGTGGTGGAACGCGCCACACCCGAGTGGTTGGCCGGGCAGTCCCTGCCGCAGAGGCTGGACGCCGCAGAGGTCGACTCCCTGGTGGCCGACGCCCGCAGCGCCGCCGAGCAGTGGGCCGCCCGCCCGGCCACCGACCGTGCGGCGATCCTCTACCGTGCGGCTGACATCATGGCGTCCCGCCGCGGTCACCTCGCCTCCATCGCGGCCGCCGAGGTCGGCAAGTCGGTGGCGCAGTCGGACCCGGAGATCTCCGAGGCCATCGACTTCCTGCGCTACTACGCCCACCGCGCCGTGGAGCTGGAGCAGGTGGAGCACGCCGTCTTCACCCCGGATCGTCTGGTGCTGATCACCCCGCCGTGGAACTTCCCGCTGGCCATCCCTGCCGGCGGTACTGCGGCCGGACTGGCAGTGGGCGCGGCCGTGATCCATAAGCCCTCCAGCCCCACACCGCACTGCTCGATGGCGCTGTTGGAATGCCTGTGGGACGCCGGGGTGCCGCGCGAGGTGCTCCACGGCGTCTTCCCGGACGAGTCCGAGGCCGGCCAGAAGCTGATCTCCCATGACGGGGTGGACCGTGTGATCCTCACCGGCGCCTCGGAGACCGCTGCGCTGTTCCGGTCCTGGAAGCCTGAGCTGAACATCAACGCCGAGACCTCCGGCAAGGACGCGCTGATCGTCACCCCGGCGGCCGACCGCGACCTCGCCGTGGCCGATCTGGTCCGTTCGGCCTTCGGCCACGCCGGCCAGAAGTGCTCGGCGGCCAGCCTGGGCATCCTGGTGGGCTCGGTGGCGCACTCGGAGCGCTTCCGCCGCCAGCTGGTGGATGCGGCGTCGTCCCTGGTGGTGGACTGGCCGCAGAACCTCTCCGCCACGGTGGGACCGCTGACCGAGCTGCCTTCGGAGAAGCTCACCCGCGCCCTGACCACTCTGGAGCCGGGCGAGTCCTGGCTGCTGGAGCCCAAACAGCTCGACGACACCGGCCGGCTCTGGAGCCCCGGCATCAAGGCCGGGGTGAAGCCGGGCAGTTTCTTCCATCTGACGGAGGTCTTCGGCCCCGTGCTCGGGCTGATGGAGGCGGAGGACCTGGAGGAGGCCATCGAGCTCCAGAACGCGGTCGACTACGGCCTGACCGGCGGCATCCACTCCTTGGAGCCGGCTGAGGTGGAGCAGTGGCTGGATCAGGTCCAGGTGGGCAACGCCTATGTGAACCGCGGGATCACCGGGGCCATCGTCCAGCGTCAGCCCTTCGGCGGCTGGAAGAAGTCCTCCGTGGGCCTGGGCTCCAAGGCCGGCGGACCCAACTACCTGATGCTCTTGGGCACGTGGAGCGACGCCTACGGCACCGAGGGCGCGCCGGCGCCGAAGAACGCCATCTCCAGCCCGGCGGCGGGTCTGCTGACCGCCGTGCGGGAGAACGAGCTGCTCAGTGCCGAAGACCTGGACTGGGTCCGCACCGCAGCCGCCGACGACGCCCACTGGTGGGCTGAGGAGTTCGGCGCGGCCAAGGACCGGACCGGCCTGGACTCGGAGGCCAACATCTTCCGGTACCGCAGCCAGGAGGTGCTGCTGCGGTTCAGCGAGGACGCTCCGGTGCGCGAGGTGGTCCGCACTCTGGCCGCTGCCACTGTGACCGGATCACCGGTGAGCATCTCCTATGCGCCCAGCGTGAGCGATGAGACGAAGAAGGCGCTCACCGCACTCGCTGGTGAACTGGGACTGACCCTGGCCAGGGAGGCTAACGCCAATTTCGCCGCCGAGCTCGCCGCCGGCAGCTGCGACGTCGGAGTCGGCGCGCGTGTCCGTGTGGTCGGGACCCTGTCGGCTGAGGTCCGCGAAAAGCTCGCTCCCCGCCCCGAGGTCGCTCTGCTCGACGACGCCGTCACCTCCTCCGGCCGTGTGGAGCTGCGGTACTGGGTGAAGGAGCAGTCGGTGTCCATGACGCTGCACCGCTTCGGCAACCCGAGCCGCCGGTTCCACGACCTGGCGGATGAGCTGAAGAAGTAG